A section of the Citrus sinensis cultivar Valencia sweet orange chromosome 8, DVS_A1.0, whole genome shotgun sequence genome encodes:
- the LOC102616608 gene encoding uncharacterized protein LOC102616608 gives MDSLRRSSLALLFFLLFSFCVSSSAAKFNIPRLRTRPRTIQNEPILMSASESKDYKTFLYTQPLDHFNYRPDSYKTFQQRYLINFKYWDGANTSAPIFVLFGGEESIDYDRDINGFLPENAPHFKALLVYIEHRYYGKSVPFGSKEEAMKNASTLGYCNSAQAIADYAAVLLHIKQKYSAEKCPVIVIGGSYGGMLASWFRLKYPHIALGALASSSPILYFDGVVDPQVGYYTIVTKDFKETSESCYETIRKSWGEIDEVGSRPNGLSILSKKFRTCNPLNSTSELKDYLDSLYTDAAQYDEPPKYPVSRVCGAIDGAEGTDTLDKIFAAVVTYMGNTSCYDMKEFGSPTSTFDMFTWQVCTELVFPIGHGHNDTMFPLAPFDLSSFSKTCEGLFGVQPKPHWVTTYYGGQDIKLILHNFASNIIFSNGLRDPYSSGGVLKNISDSVVALNTVNGSHCLDILPAKESDPLWLIMQRKAEVEIIEGWLAKYHADLLEFEDETRARFQELE, from the exons ATGGATTCTTTAAGACGCTCATCACTtgctcttctctttttcttactCTTCTCCTTTTGTGTCTCATCGTCAGCAGCAAAATTCAATATACCAAGACTTAGAACACGTCCAAGAACAATCCAAAATGAACCCATACTTATGTCTGCATCCGAGTCCAAAGATTACAAAACTTTTCTCTACACTCAACCACTTGATCACTTCAACTATAGGCCTGATAGCTACAAAACTTTTCAACAAAGAtacttgataaattttaagtacTGGGATGGTGCAAATACTAGTGCCCCAATTTTTGTGCTTTTTGGTGGGGAAGAGTCAATAGATTATGATAGAGACATCAATGGCTTTCTCCCTGAAAATGCACCTCATTTTAAGGCTCTTCTAGTCTATATAGAG CATCGGTATTACGGAAAATCTGTTCCATTTGGATCAAAGGAAGAAGCAATGAAAAATGCAAGCACACTTGGGTACTGTAACTCGGCACAAGCTATAGCAGATTATGCTGCTGTTCTCTTACACATTAAGCAAAAATATTCTGCCGAAAAGTGTCCAGTAATTGTTATTGGAGGATCGTATGGTGGAA TGCTTGCTTCATGGTTCCGGCTGAAATATCCCCACATTGCCCTCGGAGCTCTGGCTTCATCATCTCCAATCCTTTACTTTGATGGCGTCGTTGATCCGCAAGTTGGTTACTATACCATTGTAACCAAGGACTTCAAA GAAACTAGTGAGAGTTGTTATGAAACTATACGCAAATCATGGGGTGAAATTGATGAAGTAGGCTCCAGGCCTAATGGTCTTTCAATCCTCAGCAAGAAATTCAGAACTTGCAA CCCTTTAAATAGCACTTCGGAGCTCAAGGACTACCTAGACTCGCTATACACAGACGCAGCCCAGTATGATGAACCCCCAAAGTATCCGGTAAGTAGAGTCTGCGGCGCCATTGATGGAGCTGAAGGAACCGATACTCTTGACAAAATATTTGCAGCAGTTGTTACTTATATGGGGAACACGTCATGCTATGACATGAAAGAATTCGGCAGTCCCACTTCAACATTTGATATGTTCACATGGCAG GTATGTACTGAGCTGGTGTTTCCCATCGGCCATGGACACAATGACACAATGTTCCCACTAGCTCCATTTGACCTAAGCAGCTTCAGCAAGACCTGTGAAGGCTTGTTTGGCGTCCAGCCTAAGCCTCATTGGGTGACAACTTATTATGGAGGCCAA gatataaaattgattcttcaTAACTTTGCCAGTAACATCATTTTCTCCAATGGGTTGCGAGATCCTTATAGTAGCGGCGG GGTGTTGAAGAACATATCCGATTCTGTTGTTGCTCTCAATACAGTCaatg GATCTCATTGCTTGGATATACTTCCAGCTAAAGAAAGTGATCCACTGTGGTTGATCATGCAAAGAAAAGCTGAAGTTGAAATAATTGAGGGATGGCTTGCAAAGTACCATGCCGATCTTCTTGAGTTTGAAGATGAAACTCGCGCTCGATTCCAAGAATTggagtag
- the LOC102629117 gene encoding uncharacterized protein LOC102629117 isoform X2 produces MNRGYFADVAELKKHGGKIATANKIIIPALAAVKFPDLDVSYSDGTPLKLPVCSSGDVANADKAAIPKVSLVCLTFRASSQAMVDSWSTPFFEAFSDSKNVHLYEVSFIDSWLLCRSPIKRILLKIMRKSKDAGENVLQRQIVYSFGDHYYFRKELKILNLLTGYFFLLDKFGRIRWQGFGMATPEELSSLLSCTSLLLEGE; encoded by the exons ATGAATAGAGGATACTTCGCCGACGTGGCAGAGCTAAAGAAACATGGTGGCAAG ATTGCGACggcaaataaaatcataattccAGCATTGGCTGCTGTAAAGTTTCCTGATTTAGATGTGAGTTACTCCGATGGTACACCTTTGAAGCTGCCCGTTTGTTCCAGTGGAGATGTGGCTAATGCTGACAAAGCAGCTATTCCTAAAGTATCTTTAGTCTGTCTCACATTTCGTGCGAGTTCACAG GCAATGGTTGATTCTTGGAGCACTCCTTTTTTTGAAGCTTTTAGTGATTCAAAGAATGTGCACCTGTATGAG GTGTCATTTATAGACTCGTGGTTGTTATGCCGGAGTCCAATTAAGCGAATTCTTCTGAAGATAATGAGGAAATCTAAGGACGCAGGGGAGAATGTGCTCCAGAGGCAGATTGTATATTCATTTGGTGACCATTATTACTTCAGAAAAGAGCTTAAAATACTAAACCTTCTCACTGG gtatttttttcttcttgataAATTCGGTAGAATAAGATGGCAAGGCTTTGGAATGGCAACACCGGAGGAATTATCATCCCTTCTTTCTTGCACATCCCTTCTTTTAGAAGGAGAATAA
- the LOC102629117 gene encoding uncharacterized protein LOC102629117 isoform X1 — protein sequence MFRINRLINQTRASLITSKQLLTHEHKLFPQHYAQKSSTRFLDIYQLGNKQAVEKERARLADEMNRGYFADVAELKKHGGKIATANKIIIPALAAVKFPDLDVSYSDGTPLKLPVCSSGDVANADKAAIPKVSLVCLTFRASSQAMVDSWSTPFFEAFSDSKNVHLYEVSFIDSWLLCRSPIKRILLKIMRKSKDAGENVLQRQIVYSFGDHYYFRKELKILNLLTGYFFLLDKFGRIRWQGFGMATPEELSSLLSCTSLLLEGE from the exons ATGTTTAGAATTAATCGACTGATAAATCAAACAAGAGCCTCACTCATCACTTCAAAGCAACTCTTAACTCATGAACATAAGCTTTTTCCTCAGCACTATGCTCAAAAATCTTCCACTCGCTTCCTTGACATTTACCAG CTCGGAAACAAACAAGCAGTAGAGAAAGAACGTGCACGGCt TGCAGATGAGATGAATAGAGGATACTTCGCCGACGTGGCAGAGCTAAAGAAACATGGTGGCAAG ATTGCGACggcaaataaaatcataattccAGCATTGGCTGCTGTAAAGTTTCCTGATTTAGATGTGAGTTACTCCGATGGTACACCTTTGAAGCTGCCCGTTTGTTCCAGTGGAGATGTGGCTAATGCTGACAAAGCAGCTATTCCTAAAGTATCTTTAGTCTGTCTCACATTTCGTGCGAGTTCACAG GCAATGGTTGATTCTTGGAGCACTCCTTTTTTTGAAGCTTTTAGTGATTCAAAGAATGTGCACCTGTATGAG GTGTCATTTATAGACTCGTGGTTGTTATGCCGGAGTCCAATTAAGCGAATTCTTCTGAAGATAATGAGGAAATCTAAGGACGCAGGGGAGAATGTGCTCCAGAGGCAGATTGTATATTCATTTGGTGACCATTATTACTTCAGAAAAGAGCTTAAAATACTAAACCTTCTCACTGG gtatttttttcttcttgataAATTCGGTAGAATAAGATGGCAAGGCTTTGGAATGGCAACACCGGAGGAATTATCATCCCTTCTTTCTTGCACATCCCTTCTTTTAGAAGGAGAATAA